In Patescibacteria group bacterium, a genomic segment contains:
- a CDS encoding DpnII family type II restriction endonuclease: MHSIKDDVSLLKRITKRYFSKRVLNEIAPEEWVQAILDSNASRKKGKCGENKLIYILEKEGFKEVFSWDDFLANNYCAVKFSSKFSLKNVRKNLNVKIRTKKQNKRLDLVIKAKDKIFICEAKHLNTSGGGQDKQISELIEIIGLKERDKASYISFLDGKYSNILLGGNGSGDKITTQRKQIKKFLKMNAYNYWVNTAGFKELIADLK, encoded by the coding sequence GTGCATTCCATTAAGGATGATGTAAGCCTGCTTAAGAGAATTACTAAAAGATATTTTTCCAAAAGAGTGTTAAACGAAATAGCCCCCGAAGAGTGGGTGCAGGCGATATTGGACAGTAATGCCTCGCGAAAAAAAGGAAAGTGCGGCGAAAATAAACTAATTTATATACTTGAAAAAGAAGGCTTCAAGGAAGTTTTTTCATGGGATGACTTTTTGGCCAATAATTATTGCGCAGTAAAATTTTCAAGCAAATTCAGTTTAAAAAACGTGCGAAAGAATTTAAATGTAAAAATAAGAACCAAAAAGCAAAATAAAAGACTTGATCTTGTTATTAAGGCAAAGGATAAAATTTTTATTTGCGAAGCTAAACATTTGAATACTTCGGGCGGTGGACAAGATAAACAGATTTCAGAATTAATTGAAATAATCGGCCTCAAAGAAAGAGATAAAGCATCCTACATTTCATTTTTAGACGGAAAATATTCCAATATTTTATTGGGTGGCAATGGCTCCGGCGATAAGATAACTACTCAACGAAAGCAAATCAAAAAATTTCTCAAAATGAACGCTTATAATTATTGGGTTAATACGGCCGGTTTCAAAGAATTGATTGCTGATTTAAAGTAA